The Accipiter gentilis chromosome 19, bAccGen1.1, whole genome shotgun sequence genome has a window encoding:
- the POSTN gene encoding periostin isoform X8, giving the protein MKIFFLFTFSTFFWSPFEQAAASVHYDKILTHSRIRARDQGQNVCALQQVMGTKKKYFSTCRNWYQGAICGKKATVLYECCPGYMKMDGMRGCPAVAPIDHVYGTLGIVGATSTQHYCDISKLRGEIEGRGSFTFFAPSNEAWEQLNSEIHRNLIDNVNIELYNALHHHMVNKRMLTKDLKNGMTLVSMYNDQKLLINHYPNGVVTVNCARVIYGNQIATNGVVHVIDRVLTAVGNTIQDFIEVEDELSSLRAAAITSDVLDILGKPGHYTLFAPTNEAFERLPRGLLERIMGDKVASEALVKFHILNTMQCSEAITGGAAYETLEGNAVEVGCDGESLTVNGVKMVKRKDIVTSNGVIHLIDEVLIPDSAKQVIELGGAQQTTFTDLMIQLGLASSLRPEGQYTLLVPLNGAFSDDTLRMDQRRLKTILQNHIINVKVGLNELYNGQELETIGGKLLRVFLYRTAVCIENSCMVRGSKEGRNGFIHILRQIINPAEKTLHEMLRNDKRFSVFLSLVKAADLDDVLSQPGKWTLFVPTNDAFKGLTDDDKDILIRDKNALRNILLYHLTQGVFIGSGFEPGVTNILKTIQGGKLYLKTVNDTLLVNELKSRESDLMATNGVIHVIDKLLYPADLPVGNDQLLTILKKLIKYIQIKFVRGSAFKEIPLTFYKPIIKTYTKIIDGRPVEVTEKKVTEERIIQGPEIKYTRITAGGSDNEEKLKKLLEDEVTKVTKFIEGDGHLLEDEEIKRLLQGAGTEYTKVTKVIEGEPQIIEREIKKVHLEEAPVRKEQLTRRTQGGTARRRTRLAYP; this is encoded by the exons CCAAAATGTCTGTGCCCTTCAGCAAGTTAtgggaacaaaaaagaaatacttcagtaCCTGCAGAAACTGGTACCAGGGAGCCATCTGTGGAAAGAAAGC AACCGTGTTATATGAGTGCTGTCCTGGCTATATGAAGATGGATGGTATGAGAGGATGTCCTGCAG TTGCTCCTATTGATCATGTATATGGCACACTTGGTATTGTGGGAGCTACCTCCACGCAGCACTATTGTGACATATCAAAGCTGAGAGGAGAGATTGAGGGACGAGGATCATTCACTTTCTTTGCACCAAGCAATGAAGCCTGGGAGCAATTAAATtca GAAATTCACAGGAATTTGATTGATAATGTAAATATTGAACTGTATAACGCTCTCCACCACCACATGGTAAACAAGCGCATGTTGACAAAAGATCTTAAGAATGGCATGACTCTGGTGTCTATGTATAACGACCAGAAATTGCTTATTAACCATTATCCTAATGGG GTTGTTACTGTTAACTGTGCCAGGGTCATCTATGGCAACCAGATTGCTACCAATGGCGTTGTTCATGTCATCGATCGTGTCCTGACCGCTGTTGGAAATACCATTCAAGATTTCATTGAAGTCGAGGATGAGCTTTCATCTCTTAGA GCTGCTGCTATCACATCAGATGTCTTGGATATTCTTGGAAAGCCTGGTCATTACACGCTCTTTGCTCCTACTAATGAAGCTTTTGAGAGACTTCCAAGGGGACTCTTAGAAAGGATCATGGGTGACAAGGTGGCTTCTGAAG CTCTCGTGAAGTTCCATATTTTAAATACTATGCAGTGCTCTGAAGCCATCACAGGTGGAGCTGCCTATGAAACCTTGGAAGGAAACGCAGTTGAAGTTGGTTGTGATGGTGAAAGTCTGACTGTGAATGGAGTGAAGATGGTGAAACGCAAAGATATTGTGACAAGCAATGGCGTTATCCACCTCATTGATGAAGTGCTAATTCCTGATTCGG CTAAGCAAGTCATTGAGCTTGGGGGTGCCCAGCAGACTACTTTTACAGACCTCATGATACAATTAGGATTGGCATCTTCTCTTAGACCAGAAGGCCAATACACTCTCCTGGTACCTCTGAATGGTGCTTTCTCAG ATGACACCTTAAGGATGGATCAACGCCGCCTTAAAACGATCCTGCAGAATCACATTATAAACGTGAAAGTTGGGCTCAATGAACTGTACAATGGACAAGAGCTGGAGACAATTGGAGGAAAACTGCTTAGAGTGTTTTTGTATCGCACA GCTGTATGTATTGAAAATTCATGCATGGTCAGAGGAAGTAAAGAAGGAAGGAATGGTTTTATTCACATCTTGAGACAGATCATCAATCCAGCAGAAAAGACATTACATGAAATGCTGAGAAATGATAAACGTTTTAG TGTTTTCCTCAGTCTGGTGAAAGCTGCAGATTTAGATGATGTTTTGTCACAGCCTGGAAAATGGACTCTGTTTGTTCCAACTAACGATGCCTTTAAAGGTTTGACTGATGATGATAAGGATATATTGATAA gaGACAAAAATGCTCTCAGGAATATTCTTCTTTACCACTTGACACAAGGAGTTTTCATTGGAAGTGGCTTTGAGCCTGGTGTGACAAACATTCTCAAAACCATCCAAGGAGGGAAACTCTACTTGAAAACA GTGAATGATACTCTTCTCGTTAATGAACTGAAATCAAGAGAATCTGATCTCATGGCAACCAATGGTGTCATTCATGTTATTGATAAACTCCTATATCCAGCAG ATCTGCCTGTTGGAAATGATCAGTTGCTCACAATCCTGAAGAAGTTGATTAAGTACATTCAAATTAAG ttTGTTCGTGGCAGTGCCTTCAAAGAGATTCCACTGACGTTTTACA AACCAATTATTAAAACATACACCAAAATAATTGATGGACGACCTGTGGAAGTGACAGagaaaaaagtaacagaagaaaGAATTATTCAAG GTCCTGAAATAAAATATACCAGAATTACTGCAGGTGGTTCAGACAATGAAGAAAAGTTAAAGAAATTGCTTGAAGACG AGGTTACCAAGGTGACCAAATTTATTGAAGGTGATGGTCATTTGCTTGAAGATGAAGAAATCAAAAGACTTCTGCAGGGAG CTGGAACTGAGTACACCAAGGTTACTAAAGTAATTGAGGGAGAGCCACAGATTATCGAGAGAGAAATCAAGAAAGTCCATCTGGAAG
- the POSTN gene encoding periostin isoform X9 → MKIFFLFTFSTFFWSPFEQAAASVHYDKILTHSRIRARDQGQNVCALQQVMGTKKKYFSTCRNWYQGAICGKKATVLYECCPGYMKMDGMRGCPAVAPIDHVYGTLGIVGATSTQHYCDISKLRGEIEGRGSFTFFAPSNEAWEQLNSEIHRNLIDNVNIELYNALHHHMVNKRMLTKDLKNGMTLVSMYNDQKLLINHYPNGVVTVNCARVIYGNQIATNGVVHVIDRVLTAVGNTIQDFIEVEDELSSLRAAAITSDVLDILGKPGHYTLFAPTNEAFERLPRGLLERIMGDKVASEALVKFHILNTMQCSEAITGGAAYETLEGNAVEVGCDGESLTVNGVKMVKRKDIVTSNGVIHLIDEVLIPDSAKQVIELGGAQQTTFTDLMIQLGLASSLRPEGQYTLLVPLNGAFSDDTLRMDQRRLKTILQNHIINVKVGLNELYNGQELETIGGKLLRVFLYRTAVCIENSCMVRGSKEGRNGFIHILRQIINPAEKTLHEMLRNDKRFSVFLSLVKAADLDDVLSQPGKWTLFVPTNDAFKGLTDDDKDILIRDKNALRNILLYHLTQGVFIGSGFEPGVTNILKTIQGGKLYLKTVNDTLLVNELKSRESDLMATNGVIHVIDKLLYPADLPVGNDQLLTILKKLIKYIQIKFVRGSAFKEIPLTFYKINIIESNVQPIIRKEDPSITQLTKLIEGEPEFKIVREGETITKVIHGEPIIKTYTKIIDGRPVEVTEKKVTEERIIQGPEIKYTRITAGGSDNEEKLKKLLEDEAPVRKEQLTRRTQGGTARRRTRLAYP, encoded by the exons CCAAAATGTCTGTGCCCTTCAGCAAGTTAtgggaacaaaaaagaaatacttcagtaCCTGCAGAAACTGGTACCAGGGAGCCATCTGTGGAAAGAAAGC AACCGTGTTATATGAGTGCTGTCCTGGCTATATGAAGATGGATGGTATGAGAGGATGTCCTGCAG TTGCTCCTATTGATCATGTATATGGCACACTTGGTATTGTGGGAGCTACCTCCACGCAGCACTATTGTGACATATCAAAGCTGAGAGGAGAGATTGAGGGACGAGGATCATTCACTTTCTTTGCACCAAGCAATGAAGCCTGGGAGCAATTAAATtca GAAATTCACAGGAATTTGATTGATAATGTAAATATTGAACTGTATAACGCTCTCCACCACCACATGGTAAACAAGCGCATGTTGACAAAAGATCTTAAGAATGGCATGACTCTGGTGTCTATGTATAACGACCAGAAATTGCTTATTAACCATTATCCTAATGGG GTTGTTACTGTTAACTGTGCCAGGGTCATCTATGGCAACCAGATTGCTACCAATGGCGTTGTTCATGTCATCGATCGTGTCCTGACCGCTGTTGGAAATACCATTCAAGATTTCATTGAAGTCGAGGATGAGCTTTCATCTCTTAGA GCTGCTGCTATCACATCAGATGTCTTGGATATTCTTGGAAAGCCTGGTCATTACACGCTCTTTGCTCCTACTAATGAAGCTTTTGAGAGACTTCCAAGGGGACTCTTAGAAAGGATCATGGGTGACAAGGTGGCTTCTGAAG CTCTCGTGAAGTTCCATATTTTAAATACTATGCAGTGCTCTGAAGCCATCACAGGTGGAGCTGCCTATGAAACCTTGGAAGGAAACGCAGTTGAAGTTGGTTGTGATGGTGAAAGTCTGACTGTGAATGGAGTGAAGATGGTGAAACGCAAAGATATTGTGACAAGCAATGGCGTTATCCACCTCATTGATGAAGTGCTAATTCCTGATTCGG CTAAGCAAGTCATTGAGCTTGGGGGTGCCCAGCAGACTACTTTTACAGACCTCATGATACAATTAGGATTGGCATCTTCTCTTAGACCAGAAGGCCAATACACTCTCCTGGTACCTCTGAATGGTGCTTTCTCAG ATGACACCTTAAGGATGGATCAACGCCGCCTTAAAACGATCCTGCAGAATCACATTATAAACGTGAAAGTTGGGCTCAATGAACTGTACAATGGACAAGAGCTGGAGACAATTGGAGGAAAACTGCTTAGAGTGTTTTTGTATCGCACA GCTGTATGTATTGAAAATTCATGCATGGTCAGAGGAAGTAAAGAAGGAAGGAATGGTTTTATTCACATCTTGAGACAGATCATCAATCCAGCAGAAAAGACATTACATGAAATGCTGAGAAATGATAAACGTTTTAG TGTTTTCCTCAGTCTGGTGAAAGCTGCAGATTTAGATGATGTTTTGTCACAGCCTGGAAAATGGACTCTGTTTGTTCCAACTAACGATGCCTTTAAAGGTTTGACTGATGATGATAAGGATATATTGATAA gaGACAAAAATGCTCTCAGGAATATTCTTCTTTACCACTTGACACAAGGAGTTTTCATTGGAAGTGGCTTTGAGCCTGGTGTGACAAACATTCTCAAAACCATCCAAGGAGGGAAACTCTACTTGAAAACA GTGAATGATACTCTTCTCGTTAATGAACTGAAATCAAGAGAATCTGATCTCATGGCAACCAATGGTGTCATTCATGTTATTGATAAACTCCTATATCCAGCAG ATCTGCCTGTTGGAAATGATCAGTTGCTCACAATCCTGAAGAAGTTGATTAAGTACATTCAAATTAAG ttTGTTCGTGGCAGTGCCTTCAAAGAGATTCCACTGACGTTTTACA aaattaacaTAATTGAAAGCAACGTCCAGCCCATCATCAGAAAGGAAG ACCCATCTATCACACAGCTCACTAAATTAATTGAAGGGGAACCTGAGTTCAAAATAGTCAGGGAAGGGGAGACAATAACTAAAGTGATTCATGGAG AACCAATTATTAAAACATACACCAAAATAATTGATGGACGACCTGTGGAAGTGACAGagaaaaaagtaacagaagaaaGAATTATTCAAG GTCCTGAAATAAAATATACCAGAATTACTGCAGGTGGTTCAGACAATGAAGAAAAGTTAAAGAAATTGCTTGAAGACG